The genomic stretch CCTGCACAACGATCGCATCATTAGGTTTTTTTTCCGCATCTTTAAATATTGACGCCGTCCACAATCCTGCAATTCCTACTATCCAAAAAGCGATTATCCTGCAATGAACGCTTTTACAGATAATGGGATTTTTCAGTTTCATCAACCAATCACTTTCGGTGTTGCGAAATGCAATTTCTTAGCGCTTGGCGCATTCTGCAGCGCCGCTTCCTGTGAGAGTTCTTCCTTAGTTATATCATCACGCAAAACACCGCAATCCGCCGTGATATATGCGGTCGGATTCACTCCCGACGTATCGACTTTCGACAATTTTTCAACATAATCAAGTATATCTGTGAGCGACTTTGCCGCCGCATCTTTCTGTTCCGGCTTTATAGCCAGACGCGCTAAATTCGCTATTTTATCAACGATCTCAACGCTTATCATACGTTCCCTCTTTTCAAAGAATTTCCAATTTTGCAATTTTCGTCATAAGTTGTTTTCTAACGCCGCCGTTAAACAATATCGTCGCCCTTTCTTCTTCGCCCAAACCTGCGATATTAAGTACTCTGCCTATCCCCAATTTATCATGTCGAACCATTATACCGACACGAAGTTTTTTACCCGAACCGGAATTTTCATTGTAAGAATATGTTTTTTTCTCGACAAAACCTTCCTCTTTATTTTGCGGACTCGCATAAGAAAATAATTTAGGGAAAGTATAATTCGCATTATTACGTTGTAAAAAAGAAGAATGACTGTCATATTCGTTAACTAAACTAAATAATTTATAAGCGTCTTTTGGA from Chitinispirillales bacterium encodes the following:
- the gatC gene encoding Asp-tRNA(Asn)/Glu-tRNA(Gln) amidotransferase subunit GatC encodes the protein MISVEIVDKIANLARLAIKPEQKDAAAKSLTDILDYVEKLSKVDTSGVNPTAYITADCGVLRDDITKEELSQEAALQNAPSAKKLHFATPKVIG